A genome region from Macrotis lagotis isolate mMagLag1 chromosome 4, bilby.v1.9.chrom.fasta, whole genome shotgun sequence includes the following:
- the SLC18A2 gene encoding synaptic vesicular amine transporter codes for MALGEFGLLTWLRESRQSRKLILFIVFLALLLDNMLLTVVVPIIPSYLYSIEHEKNATEIQTAKPETGSPTFSSIFSYYDNSTMVTGNATKRSVEGQFYKTVTQQMVVNTTSIPSDCPKKDKDLLNENVQVGLLFASKATIQLLTNPFIGPMTNRIGYQIPMFAGFCIMFVSTVMFAFSRNYTLLLIARSLQGVGSSCSSVAGMGMLASVYTDDEERGNAIGIALGGLALGVLVGPPFGSVMYEFVGKTAPFLVLAALTLLDGAIQLFVFQPTRVQPESQKGTSLFTLLKDPYILIAAGSICFANMAIAMLEPALPIWMMETMCSKKWQLGVAFLPASISYLIGTNIFGILAHKMGRWLCALLGMIIVGISILCVPFAKNIYGLIAPNFGVGFAIGMVDSSMMPIMGYLVDLRHVSVYGSVYAIADVAFCMGFALGPSVGGVIAKAIGFPWLMTIIGIIDILFAPLCFFLRSPPAKEEKMAILMDHNCPIKTKMYTQNSIHSYPTVDDEESESD; via the exons ATGGCTCTGGGTGAATTTGGTCTCCTCACCTGGCTTCGGGAGAGCCGGCAGTCTAGGAAATTAATCCTTTTTATCGTATTTCTTGCGCTCCTCTTGGACAATATGCTGCTCACGGTTGTGG TGCCCATCATTCCCAGTTACTTATACAGCATTGAGCATGAAAAGAATGCCACAGAAATACAAACTGCCAAACCAGAAACTGGGTCTCCCACCTTCAGCAGCATCTTCTCCTATTATGACAACTCCACAATGGTCACTGGAAATGCCACAAAAAGATCTGTAGAAGGACAGTTCTATAAGACAGTGACACAGCAAATGGTAGTCAATACGACCAGCATTCCGTCTGACTGCCCCAAGAAAGACAAAGACCTGCTCAATGAAAATGTTCAAGTTGGCTTATTATTTGCTTCCAAAGCGACCATACAGCTCCTCACTAACCCTTTCATAGGGCCAATGACTAACAG aaTAGGTTACCAGATTCCGATGTTTGCAGGATTCTGTATAATGTTTGTCTCTACAGTCA TGTTTGCTTTTTCTAGGAATTACACATTACTCCTCATAGCAAGATCCCTGCAAGGAGTGGGTTCTTCCTGCTCTTCTGTAGCTG gGATGGGTATGCTGGCCAGCGTTTACACAGATGATGAAGAGAGAGGCAATGCCATAGGAATTGCCTTGGGAGGACTCGCTTTGGGAGTACTAG TGGGACCACCCTTTGGAAGTGTGATGTATGAATTTGTGGGAAAGACTGCTCCTTTCCTGGTCCTGGCTGCTTTAACTCTCCTGGATGGAG ctattcaattatttgttttccaaccAACCAGGGTTCAACCAGAA AGTCAGAAAGGAACTTCACTATTCACTCTGTTGAAGGATCCCTACATCTTAATTGCTGCAG GGTCGATCTGCTTTGCAAACATGGCTATTGCAATGCTTGAGCCAGCATTACCAATCTGGATGATGGAGACCATGTGTTCCAAAAAATGGCAACTGG GCGTTGCTTTCCTACCAGCTAGTATCTCTTATCTTATTGGAACCAATATTTTTGGGATACTTGCACACAAAATGGGAAG GTGGCTTTGTGCTCTCCTGGGGATGATCATTGTCGGAATCAGCATTTTATGT gtaCCATTTGCAAAAAACATTTATGGACTGATTGCACCAAATTTTGGAGTTGGTTTCGCAATTG GAATGGTGGATTCCTCAATGATGCCCATCATGGGCTACCTGGTAGACCTGCGCCACGTCTCTGTCTATGGCAGTGTATATGCTATTGCAGATGTTGCCTTTTGTATGGGGTTTGCACTGG GCCCTTCTGTTGGTGGGGTCATTGCAAAGGCTATTGGGTTCCCATGGCTCATGACAATTATTGGGATCATTGACATTCTTTTTGCCCCTCTCTGCTTTTTCCTTCGAAGTCCACctgccaaagaagaaaaaatg gCAATACTCATGGATCACAACTGcccaattaaaacaaaaatgtatacaCAGAACAGCATTCACTCATATCCAACAGTTGATGATGAAGAATCTGAAAGTGACTGA